Part of the Heptranchias perlo isolate sHepPer1 chromosome 20, sHepPer1.hap1, whole genome shotgun sequence genome is shown below.
caggcactaagggaggaatgtgctgtaatagcataatgtctaaaagacatgtagataaCTGGGACTGGAGGTTAATTAAATCAAGTAATCACGCAGGCTTCGGtctctctatctcgagcctccgcaagctagtgaatagaagtctgtttatagaaacggttctgtgaaggctgACAATGTAAACTCTAAGATAAGGTTCTGTtcagtctgtaacaacaaggcacggatggtaccaggagttatgcttggaatgtaacttccgaagcttgagagacatgaataatggtaaggctgagagatgtggatgtgatagtgaactgCTCATAAACTGAAAAAGGGGATTCGAAtagacctcaaaagctgaggaaggcgcgcaagattctggcaaggaagaagagaactcttcagtcaacagatcacagcgagagagagagagagagagaccgcgccatagtcacttggagagatacttccgaggtttcaaggaacactcaccatttttctatgttaagaatcacctttttgtactaattgtgatgtgcttatTCAATCTCTTTTGCCTTTAACTATAATACCAGTACCAGTGGTGATCTTGTtgttgtcaggaaccagtccttagattggatcagattataatcctgaaaatagtggtttaaatcctacaattggcgaccaTGAAGGGACTATTCCTGACAACAACCAAAACCTGGTATTAATGGATATAAGGTAACCACaggaaagatacagcacagaaggaggccattcggcccatcatttcCGTGCcgtctcgaagaacaaccaggtgctcaTTCTAATCCGACCTTCCAGTACCCGGTCTGTAGCAGCTCCAGGaacttttttaaagagttgagggtccctgcctctaccaccaattcgagtagcgagttccatacacccaccaccctctgggtaaaaaagattttcctcgtgtcccctctaatccttccgccaatcaacttaaatctctgtcctttggttcttgaactctccgatcGGGGAACAGGGACTTCCTGTCTACTCGATctcagcccctcataattttgtacacctcaatcaagtctcccctcagcctcctctgctccaaggaaaacaactccaggctatccaatctctcctcgtagctgcaattttcaagccctggcaacattcttgtaaatcttctctgcactctctccagagcaattacgtccttcctgtaatgtggtgaccagaactgcgcacaatactccagctgtggccttaccagcgttttatacagttccatcattacatccctgcttttgtattccatacctcagctaataacggagagcattccatatgccttcttcacaaccttatctacctgtactgccaccttcagggaccagtgcacatgcactccagggtctatcacttcctccacccctctcaatatattcctgtttactgcgtattcccttttactgtttgccctcccgaagtgcattgcctcacacttctccgggttgaacttcatttgccatttttccgcTCATTCCactaacccattgatatcttcttggagtctgcagctatcctcttcactatcaactacacagccaatttctgcaatttgccaatcatgcactcctacattcaagtccaaatcattaatatataccacaaacagcaagggacccaacactgagccctatggcacaccactggaagtgGATTTACATTCACAAAgttatccatcgacttttaccctttgtttcatgttactgagccaattttggatccaatgcaccacatttccctgtatcccatgggcttttacctttctgaccagtctgccatgtgggaccttgtcaaatgccttactacaatccatgtagacaacatccactgcactatcctcatcaatcctccttgtcactttatcaaagaatttaatcagaattgtaaggcatgaccttccttgaacaaatccatgctgactatcgctgataaaaccatgcctttccaagtgacagtttatcctatctctcagtattgattctaatagtttgcccaccaccgaggtaagactgaccggcctataattgttcgacctttccctcgtaccctttttaaacaatggtcttacgtttgcagtcttccaattctccggtacctcccctgtatctaatgaggatttgaaaatgaacatccgctatttcctccctggcttccttcaatagtctaggaaacaatccatccggccatgATGACATATCAACTTTCATGGATtgcagtccctctagtacttcccctctcgttatgtttaccttgtctaatatttcacacctctcctcttcaaCCACTacctctggatcatccctttcctttgtgaatacggagactaaatattcatttaaaaccctacccacatcctctgcttctacacacaagttacccttatcatctgtgataggtcccaccttttccttaggtagcctcttgttcttaatgtactgataaaacatctttgggttttctttaatcttaccagctaatatttttcatgccctccctttgctttccttatttccttttttacatcatccctgtactttctatactcccctaggctttctgcagtatttagttttctgtgacagtcataagctttctttttctgctttatcttgccccgaaTACTtcaagacaaccagggggctctaaatttggcagtgtcaccctttttctttgaggggacgtgtctgcattgtacccgtaaaaTTCCACTTTTTagagcctcccactggcttgcaactgatttctcctcaagcagTTGTGTCCagcccacttctgccaaatcacctcttagtgctgtaaaatttgccttaccccaatttaaaacgtttactcctgatttaactctgtccttttccataataatgctaaaactaactgaattgtggtcactatccccaatacagtcacccactgtcacttcacccacttgcccatcttcatttccaaggactaaatctagaattgcatccccttttgttgggcttgtcacgtactggctaataagttctcctggacaccgatcaagaattttgcgccctctgtgcccctcacactgtttgtatcccagttgatgttagggtagttgaagtccccgactattattgccctcttatttttgcactcagaaatttgcctacatatttgttcttctatctctctttcactattcgggggtctatagtacactcctagtagtgtgacagccccttttttatttcttagctcaacccatatggcctcgattgatgatccatttagcatatcatccctcctcacaactgtaattgattctttaaccaataatgctaccaccctccattttatcacccactctatcctgcctgaaaactctatatccagggatacagagctgccaattatccccctctttaacccaggtttccattatagcaatgatatcatgctgccatgtgtctatctatgCCCTCagcacatagaaccatagaaacatagaaaaaatacagcacagaagggggtcattcggcccattgtgtccgcgccggctcgaagaacaacgaggtgcccattctaatcccaccttccagcacccagtccgtagccctgcagcttacagcactttaggtgcaggtccagttactttttaaatgagttgagggtccttgcctccaccaccaattcaagcagcgaattccatacacccaccatcctctgggtaaaaaaggttttcctcatgttccctctaatccttccgccaatcagcttaaatcgatgtcctccagttcttgatctctccgctaggggaaacaggtatttcctgtctactctatctcggcctctcataattttgtacactatttATATCACCCCATCTGCTTTgtctgtaatactccttgcattgacgtATATACCcattaaccccatcaaattcctgtgctgaacactatttaatctttgcttcttttgcctttctgagtcgctaactacgtcactaactgcttttctacttcccgtttcctggtctgaatttgttctatctgtacctgccctctgGTTCCCATCTCTCTgcgatactagtttaaaccctccccaacagaactagcaaatgcccccgcgaggatattggtcccggttctgcttgcgtGCAACccgtctcagaaggtgggatgaaatagtgaatcccttcccacagggagcaggtgaacagtctctccccagcgtgagtgcgttggtgtttcagcagatcatttgtgcttttaaagccctctcacagtcaaaacatttaaaggtctctccccagtgtgaactcgctggtgtgacaaaaggtgggatgaccgagtaaatctcttctgacacATGGagtaggtgaacggcctctccccagtgtgagtgcgttggtgtctcagcagttcgtttctgcttttaaacctcttctcacagtcagaacatttaaaaggtctctcatcagagtgaactcgctggtgtgacagaaggtgggatgatcgagtgaatcttttcttacacacggagcaggtgaacggcctctccccagtgtgagtgggttagtgtgtcagcagattccttttacgTTTAAACCTCTTCCCAAAGTCGGAACATTTAAGAggtctcatcagagtgaactcgctggtgtgtcagcaggtgggatgaccgagtgaatcccttaatacacacggagcagatgaacggcctctcccctgtgTGAGTGCGTTGATGTTCCAACAATTCGTTtgtgcttttaaatctcttctcagagTCAGAATATTTAAAAGGTCTCTGACCAGAGTGAACTCTCTGGTgcgtcagaaggtgggatgaacaagtgaatcccttccaatacacggagcaggtaaatggcctctccccagtgtgagtgcgttggtgtgtcagcagtttgtttgtgcttttaaagctgtttccacagtcagagcatttgaaaggtctctcatcagagtaaaCTCGCTGGTTTGtcaacagggtggatgactgagtgaatctcttcccacacacggcgtagatgaacggcctctccccggtgtgggtgcgttggtgttcTAGCAAATtacatttgcttttaaacctcttctcacagtcagaacatttaaaaggtctattATCAgaatgaactcgctggtgtctcagcaggttggatgaccaaATGAATAACttctcacacacagagcaggagaatggtctctccccagtgaGAGTGCGCTGGTGTATCAGGAAGTcgtatgactgagtgaatcccttcccacacacggagcaggtgaacggcctcccCCCGGTGTGAatgcgtcgatgaatttccagctctgaagggtaattgaatcccttcccacagtccccacatttccacggtttctccatggtccgggtgtcctgagtctaacctggagagacacatcagttgaagcctcgtccacacacagaacacgtgtacggtttctccccgctgtgaatggtgtgatgttttttcaggctgtgtaactggttaaagctctttccacagtcagtgcactgcaacactctcactcgggtgtgtgtgtctcggcgcttttccactcacactgatgtttgaaatcttctcccagagacagaacagacgaacatttctccttccacattcaaaggccgatgatattcaagtcctgatgaatcaaatgactctgtcagatcttgacgtgatctttggtttgaatttccctctgcaaatcctccccttctaataccctgtaaaaggagtttataaaagttatcactgtaaatacaggatagaaattcagaacagacaattctagatgctatggaacattctttcctctcttgttccccaaagctgtaaatccccgtcccacacactctccctcctccctgtgctgaaatccaaacacatcgcatcatctttcagtggtcctaaaccatgagtgaatgagagagtgaatgtgagaaaatgattgtgagagattgaatgtgagtgaatgaaagtgagagagtgtgaaactgagagagtgtgaaactgagaaagtgaatgtgagagattgtgaatgtgagagattgtgaatgtgagagattgtgaatgtgagagattgtgaatgtgagagattgtgaatgtgagatagtgtgaatgtgagagtgcatgagagagtgaatgtgagggaataattgtgagagagagtaaatgtgagagtgtgtgagagagtgaatgtgagagaatgaatgtgagagagtgaatgtgagagaatgatTGTGAGAGATTGAaagtgagagtgaaagtgagagagtgaatgtgagagagtgaatgtgagagagtgaatgtgagagattgaaagTGAGAGATtgaaagtgagagagtgaatgtgagagagtgaatgtgagagagtgaatgtgagagagtgaatgtgagagagtgaatgtgagagaatgatTGTGAGAGATTGAaagtgagagtgaatgagagagtgaatgtgagagattgaaagagagagtgaatgtgagagagtgaatgtgagagagtgaatgtgagagagtgaatgtgagagagtgaatgtgagagagggaatgtgagtgagtgaatgtgagagaatgattgtgagagagtgattgtgagagagtgaatgtgagagtgaatgtgagagagagtgaatgtgagagagagtgaatgtgagagagagtgaatgtgagagagtgaatgtgagagaatgattgtgagagagaatgtgagagagtgaatgtgagagagtgaatgtgagagggtgaatgtgagagagtgaatgtgagagggtgaatgtgagagagtgaatgtgagagggcgaatgtgagagagtgaatgtgagagggtgaatgtgagagggtgaatgtgagagagcgaatgtgagagagtgaatgtgagagagtgaatgtgagagggtcaatgtgagagagcgaatgtgagagagcgaatgtgagagggcgaatgtgagagagtgaatgtgagagagcgaatgtgagagagcgaatgtgagagagcgaatgtgagagagtgaatgtgagagagtgaatgtgagagggtgaatgtgagagggtgaatgtgagagagtgaatgtgagaagataaatgtgagagagtgaatgtgagagggtgaatgtgagagagtgaatgtgagagggtgaatgtgagagggcgaatgtgagagagtgaatgtgagagagtgaatgtgagagggtgaatgtgagagggtgaatgagagagaatgaatgtgagagagggaatgtgagagagtgaatgtgagagggtgaatgagagagaatgaatgtgagagagcgaatgtgagagggtgaatgtgagagagtgaatgtgagagagtgaatgtgagagagtgaatgtgagagagtgaatgtgagagggtgaatgtgagagggtgaatgtgagagagtgaatgtgagagggtgaatgtgagagggtgaatgtgagagggtgaatgtgagagagtgaatgtgagagagcgaatgtgagaaagtgaatgtgagagggtgaatgtgagagagagtgaatgtgagagagagtgaatgtgagagagagtgaatgtgagagggtgaatgtgagagagcgaatgtgagagagtgaatgtgagagagtgaatgtgagagggtcaatgtgagagagcgaatgtgagagagcgaatgtgagagggtcaatgtgagagagcgaatgtgagagagtgaatgtgagagagtgaatgtgagagggtgaatgtgagagggcgaatgtgagagggtgaatgtgagagagtgaatgtgagagggtgaatgtgagagggtgaatgtgagagagcgaatgtgagagagcgaatgtgagagggtgaatgtgagagggtgaatgtgagagagcgaatgtgagagagcgaatgtgagagggtgaatgtgagagagtgaatgtgagagggtgaatgtgagagagtgaatgtgagagagggtgaatgtgagagagcgaatgtgagagggtgaatgtgagagagtgaatgtgagagggtgaatgtgagagagcgaatgtgagagggtgaatgtgagagagtgaatgtgagagagcgaatgtgagagagcgaatgtgagagggtgaatgtgagagggcgaatgtgagagagtgaatgtgagagagcgaatgtgagagagcgaatgtgagagggtgaatgtgagagagtgaatgtgagagggtgaatgtgagagagcgaatgtgagagggtgaatgtgagagagtgaatgtgagagagcgaatgtgagagggtgaatgtgagagagcgaatgtgagagagtgaatgtgagagggtgaatgtgagagagtgaatgtgagagggtgaatgtgagagagcgaatgtgagagagcgaatgtgagagagtgaatgtgagagggtgaatgtgagagagtgaatgtgagagggtgaatgtgagagagcgaatgtgagagggtcaatgtgagagagcgaatgtgagagggtcaatgtgagagagcgaatgtgagagagtgaatgtgagagagggaatgtgagagagcgaatgtgagagggtcaatgtgagagagtgaatgtgagagggcgaatgtgagagagtgaatgtgagagagg
Proteins encoded:
- the LOC137335562 gene encoding zinc finger protein 664-like, giving the protein MEKPWKCGDCGKGFNYPSELEIHRRIHTGGRPFTCSVCGKGFTQSYDFLIHQRTLTGERPFSCSVCEKLFIWSSNLLRHQRVHSDNRPFKCSDCEKRFKSKCNLLEHQRTHTGERPFIYAVCGKRFTQSSTLLTNQRVYSDERPFKCSDWERPFICSVCIKGFTRSSHLLTHQRVHSDETS